In Caproiciproducens sp. NJN-50, the following are encoded in one genomic region:
- a CDS encoding response regulator transcription factor yields the protein MKTILVAEDEQAIREFVVINLKRAGYETREAANGEEALQIYDREGDGIDVAVLDIMMPGQFDGLAVCKELRRRSGSIGIILLTAKTQEMDKVSGLMMGADDYVTKPFSPSELVARVDAVYRRVALEQSRGHGALRDEIRSGEFVLSLRNRTLFRRGTPVELTQVEFQIMEYFFSNPGTALDRTDILRHVWGEAYYGEEKIVDVNIRRLRMKVEDEPSNPRHIITVWGLGYKWEGGA from the coding sequence ATGAAAACAATATTGGTTGCGGAGGACGAACAGGCCATCCGCGAATTTGTCGTCATCAATTTAAAGCGGGCGGGGTACGAGACGCGTGAGGCGGCCAACGGGGAGGAAGCCCTTCAGATTTACGACCGCGAGGGGGACGGGATCGACGTCGCTGTGCTGGACATCATGATGCCGGGACAGTTCGACGGCCTCGCGGTCTGCAAGGAGCTCCGCCGCAGGAGCGGCTCCATCGGGATCATTTTGCTGACGGCTAAAACACAGGAGATGGATAAGGTCAGCGGGCTGATGATGGGGGCGGACGACTATGTCACCAAACCGTTTTCACCGAGCGAGCTGGTCGCGCGCGTCGACGCCGTTTACCGCCGCGTCGCGCTGGAGCAGTCCCGCGGCCACGGCGCTCTGCGGGACGAGATCCGCTCGGGCGAATTTGTGCTCAGCCTGCGCAACCGCACGCTGTTCCGGCGCGGGACGCCGGTGGAGCTGACGCAGGTGGAGTTCCAGATCATGGAGTATTTCTTCTCCAATCCGGGCACCGCGCTCGACCGGACCGATATCCTGAGGCACGTCTGGGGCGAAGCGTATTACGGGGAGGAAAAGATCGTGGATGTGAACATCCGCAGACTTCGGATGAAGGTCGAGGATGAACCCTCCAACCCGAGGCATATTATCACCGTCTGGGGCCTCGGGTACAAATGGGAGGGAGGGGCGTAG
- a CDS encoding M14 family metallopeptidase: MRTLREGLSGSDVMEVQSVLKRAGFLDGPVDGVFGPGTRESVTRFQQRFGLASDGVIGPATWRVLERFLLGYDLYTIQPGDTFYGIAQKYGTSVQALTTANPESSPENLTPGRRIVVPYSFDVVPTDTAFTYEVLMRSIQGLKARYPFLEVTNSGNSALGKTLYTLRLGRGPNQVFYNAAHHALEWITTPVLMKFAEDVLRAYAYGGSPAGYDVNALWQQSSIYLMPMVNPDGVNLVIDGLQRGNPYAADLVRWNGGSADFSTDWEANIRGVDLNHNYDAAWELGREAAEALGITGPGPTRYPGPYPLSEPESRAVVRFTQAHNFRLVIAYHSQGRVIYWNFMNMAPQEARVIGEQMARISGYALEEASGVTSYSGYKDWFTQEYRRSGYTVEVGQGTNPLPISQFDAIYEENLPMLLYTSTV; this comes from the coding sequence ATGAGGACGCTTCGGGAGGGCCTGTCGGGAAGCGACGTGATGGAGGTCCAGTCGGTGCTGAAGCGGGCCGGCTTTCTTGACGGCCCGGTGGACGGGGTTTTCGGTCCGGGAACGCGCGAATCGGTGACGCGCTTTCAGCAGAGGTTCGGCCTTGCGTCGGACGGAGTCATCGGGCCCGCGACCTGGCGTGTTCTGGAGCGGTTCCTTCTGGGCTACGATCTGTACACGATCCAGCCCGGCGACACGTTTTACGGGATCGCGCAGAAATACGGCACTTCCGTGCAGGCGCTGACCACGGCCAATCCGGAATCGAGTCCGGAAAACCTGACGCCCGGACGCCGGATCGTGGTGCCGTATTCCTTTGACGTTGTGCCGACCGACACCGCGTTTACGTATGAGGTGCTGATGCGCAGCATACAGGGCCTGAAAGCGCGGTATCCGTTCCTGGAGGTCACGAATTCGGGGAACAGCGCGCTGGGGAAAACGCTTTATACCCTCCGGCTGGGCAGGGGGCCGAATCAGGTGTTTTACAACGCGGCGCATCACGCGCTGGAGTGGATCACCACGCCCGTGCTGATGAAATTTGCCGAGGATGTCCTGAGGGCCTACGCTTACGGCGGAAGCCCCGCGGGCTACGACGTGAACGCCCTGTGGCAGCAAAGCAGTATTTACCTGATGCCGATGGTCAATCCGGACGGCGTGAACCTGGTCATCGACGGGCTGCAGAGGGGAAATCCCTATGCGGCGGATCTGGTGCGGTGGAACGGCGGCAGCGCGGATTTCTCCACGGACTGGGAAGCCAACATCCGCGGGGTGGACCTGAACCACAATTACGACGCCGCCTGGGAATTGGGCAGGGAGGCGGCCGAGGCGCTCGGCATCACCGGCCCCGGCCCGACCCGCTACCCGGGGCCCTATCCCCTTTCGGAGCCGGAGTCGCGCGCGGTCGTCCGTTTCACGCAGGCGCACAATTTCCGGCTGGTGATCGCCTATCACTCTCAGGGACGCGTCATTTACTGGAATTTCATGAACATGGCGCCGCAGGAGGCGAGAGTCATCGGGGAGCAGATGGCCCGGATCAGCGGCTACGCGCTGGAGGAGGCGTCCGGGGTCACTTCCTACTCCGGGTACAAGGACTGGTTCACCCAGGAATACCGCAGGTCGGGTTACACCGTCGAGGTGGGCCAGGGGACCAATCCGCTCCCGATTTCTCAGTTCGACGCGATCTATGAGGAAAATCTTCCGATGCTCCTTTATACTTCCACGGTCTGA
- the malQ gene encoding 4-alpha-glucanotransferase → MRTSGILLPLSSLPSPHGIGSLGEEAFRFIDFLKSAGQRCWQILPIGPTGCGDSPYQSFSAFAGNPYLIDLELLGERGLLSGGEISSVRFGDDPRFVDYGALSQERIPLLFRAARRLSQDDGPFRAFCEDNADWLDDYALFMALKEENGMAPLSGWPAPLRLRDRGAVEAARSRLPDRVRLWKAVQYLFFSQWRALTGYAHQNGIEIIGDIPIYVSPDSSDLWARPELFQVDGELRPTEAAGCPPDAFSPAGQLWGNPLYDWERMERDGYAWWIRRIKFMAGVCDALRIDHFRGFESYYAVPAADRDAAGGRWRKGPGIRFIDALKKEIPGVRILAEDLGFLTDDVRLMLRESGFPGMKVLQFAFDSRGESDYLPYRYGRGCVVYTGTHDNTTTEDWQHSAPPEDVEYARRYLNISGEGGFTYGMIRAALGSVADTCVIPMQDYLCLGAFARMNRPGTVGGNWRWRVKKEELTPQLAEKIRSLAALYGRVTC, encoded by the coding sequence ATTCGTACCAGCGGTATTTTGCTGCCTTTGAGCAGCCTGCCCTCCCCCCACGGGATAGGGAGCCTTGGGGAAGAGGCGTTTCGATTTATTGACTTTTTAAAAAGTGCCGGCCAGCGCTGCTGGCAGATTCTTCCGATCGGTCCCACCGGCTGCGGGGACAGCCCCTATCAGAGCTTTTCCGCTTTCGCGGGCAACCCGTACCTGATTGATCTGGAGCTGCTGGGGGAGCGGGGCCTTTTGAGCGGCGGGGAAATTTCATCCGTTCGGTTTGGAGACGATCCCCGGTTCGTGGATTACGGGGCGCTGTCTCAGGAACGCATCCCGCTTCTTTTCCGCGCGGCGCGGCGGCTGAGCCAGGACGACGGGCCGTTCCGGGCGTTCTGTGAAGACAATGCCGACTGGCTTGACGATTACGCGCTTTTCATGGCGCTGAAAGAGGAAAACGGCATGGCTCCCCTGAGCGGCTGGCCGGCGCCGCTTCGCCTGAGGGACCGGGGCGCCGTCGAGGCCGCCCGGTCGCGTCTGCCGGACCGCGTCCGTCTGTGGAAGGCGGTTCAGTATTTGTTTTTCAGCCAGTGGCGGGCGCTGACCGGCTACGCGCACCAAAACGGCATTGAAATCATAGGAGATATCCCGATTTATGTTTCACCGGATTCCTCGGATCTCTGGGCCCGTCCGGAGCTGTTCCAGGTGGACGGCGAACTGAGGCCGACGGAGGCCGCCGGGTGCCCGCCGGACGCGTTTTCCCCGGCCGGGCAGCTGTGGGGCAACCCGCTTTACGACTGGGAACGGATGGAACGGGACGGATATGCCTGGTGGATCCGCAGGATCAAATTCATGGCGGGCGTCTGCGACGCCTTGCGGATCGACCACTTCCGCGGTTTTGAGAGCTATTACGCCGTCCCCGCCGCGGACCGGGACGCGGCGGGCGGCCGATGGAGGAAGGGGCCGGGAATCCGGTTTATCGATGCCTTGAAAAAAGAGATCCCCGGCGTCCGGATCCTTGCGGAGGACCTTGGATTTCTGACCGACGATGTCCGCCTCATGCTGAGAGAAAGCGGTTTTCCCGGGATGAAGGTCCTTCAGTTTGCGTTCGATTCGCGGGGAGAGAGCGATTACCTGCCCTACCGCTATGGGCGCGGCTGCGTCGTTTACACCGGCACGCACGACAATACCACCACGGAGGACTGGCAGCACAGCGCGCCGCCCGAAGACGTGGAGTACGCGCGGCGGTATCTGAACATATCGGGGGAGGGCGGCTTTACCTACGGCATGATCCGCGCGGCGCTCGGCAGCGTTGCGGACACCTGCGTCATCCCGATGCAGGATTATCTGTGCCTTGGTGCCTTTGCCCGCATGAACAGGCCGGGCACGGTCGGCGGGAACTGGCGCTGGCGGGTCAAAAAAGAAGAGCTGACGCCGCAACTGGCCGAAAAGATCCGCTCGCTGGCCGCGCTGTACGGACGTGTGACATGCTGA
- the pfkB gene encoding 1-phosphofructokinase, whose amino-acid sequence MILTVTLNPCIDHTVKVEGFAPGGTNRILASRSDAGGKGVNVSAALKNLGEDTRCLGLNFRQNGAFLTDVLRSRGIDCDFAEVNGALRTNIKIFDAATGVMSELNERGPEVGPEALEEFEIILERCLPGASLLILDGSVPPGVPAAYYRTLTERAAWHGVRTVLDARGELLLEGIRARPCLIKPNREELEEAAGERIVSRRDAVRAARRLIGLGAGMVCASLGRDGALLVTAGEAYFSAGADIPVRGVQGAGDALVAGMSYAMVRGLPLPEILRYGVAAAHGSLILEGTQMCGRGDFMKMLPRISAERMD is encoded by the coding sequence ATGATCCTCACTGTCACATTGAATCCGTGTATTGACCATACCGTGAAAGTGGAAGGATTCGCGCCGGGAGGTACGAACCGCATTTTGGCCTCCCGGAGCGACGCGGGAGGAAAGGGGGTCAACGTCAGCGCCGCGCTGAAAAATCTCGGGGAGGATACGCGGTGCCTGGGACTCAATTTCAGACAGAACGGCGCGTTCCTGACGGATGTCCTGAGAAGCAGGGGGATCGATTGCGACTTCGCGGAAGTGAACGGAGCCCTGCGAACGAACATCAAAATTTTCGACGCCGCGACCGGCGTCATGAGCGAACTGAATGAAAGAGGCCCCGAAGTGGGGCCGGAGGCGCTGGAGGAGTTCGAGATCATTCTGGAGCGCTGCCTTCCGGGCGCGTCGCTCCTGATATTGGACGGCAGCGTGCCGCCCGGCGTTCCCGCAGCGTATTACCGAACCCTGACCGAACGCGCGGCCTGGCATGGGGTCAGAACCGTGCTCGACGCCCGGGGGGAACTCCTGCTGGAGGGGATCCGGGCGCGCCCGTGCCTGATCAAGCCGAACCGGGAGGAACTGGAGGAGGCGGCGGGAGAACGCATTGTCTCGCGCCGGGACGCGGTGCGCGCCGCGCGGCGGCTGATCGGTCTTGGAGCGGGTATGGTCTGTGCTTCGCTGGGAAGGGACGGCGCTCTGCTGGTCACCGCGGGCGAGGCGTACTTTTCCGCGGGCGCAGACATTCCGGTCCGGGGTGTGCAGGGCGCGGGCGACGCGCTGGTCGCCGGCATGAGCTATGCGATGGTAAGGGGCCTTCCGCTGCCGGAGATCCTGCGGTATGGAGTTGCGGCAGCGCACGGCTCGCTGATCCTGGAGGGAACGCAGATGTGCGGCCGCGGGGATTTTATGAAGATGCTGCCGCGGATTTCCGCGGAGAGAATGGATTAA
- a CDS encoding winged helix-turn-helix transcriptional regulator, translated as MDQKKELPDCPVEVTLTMIANRWKVLILRDLMEGTRRFGELKKSIAGISQKVLTSNLRDMEHSGLLTRKVYPEVPPRVEYTLTRTGYSLGPVLDAMRDWGIDYGREMGAHERNL; from the coding sequence ATGGATCAGAAGAAAGAACTGCCTGACTGCCCCGTTGAAGTGACTCTTACAATGATCGCGAACCGTTGGAAGGTCTTGATTCTGCGCGACCTGATGGAAGGGACCCGCCGGTTCGGGGAGCTGAAAAAGTCGATTGCCGGCATCTCGCAGAAGGTGCTGACCTCCAATCTGCGGGACATGGAGCACTCGGGGCTTCTGACGCGGAAGGTGTATCCGGAGGTCCCGCCCCGCGTGGAATACACTTTGACGCGCACGGGATACAGCCTGGGGCCTGTCCTTGACGCGATGCGTGACTGGGGGATTGATTACGGCAGGGAAATGGGCGCTCATGAAAGAAACCTTTGA
- a CDS encoding GH25 family lysozyme: MKKRWVSLLLVLVFAVSAALPASAAENVMLPAISSSSVNLAKGDSVQLTVTFQGADVTYGMLWNTNCPAVATVSHGTVTAAGPGVASVTATTGDGRSVSCTVRVGVKGIDVSGVSQKQGTIDWSTVKNSGVSFALLRAGYGDELSQADSTFAANYDGAKAAGLKVGVYYRSYALDEADAVKEANVCLSILNGKALDYPVFLDIEEDSQYALASEQVSAIAAAFCKTIADAGYRAGVYSYADMLTNKLNGSVLAPYDKWVAHIDVSQPRYGGSYTMWQYSHTGTVAGVSAQVDLDYSYRDYPNAAPEVSDLSLLSDSPSAMALRKGKSYTFKFTPNGVSGVPSFSSGNSAVMQVVSRKASGGCYYVKITATGSGSTSLYSAASGAKAVRRCVVAVA, encoded by the coding sequence ATGAAGAAAAGATGGGTTTCTCTTCTGCTGGTGCTGGTTTTCGCGGTTTCCGCCGCTCTGCCGGCTTCCGCGGCGGAGAATGTGATGCTTCCGGCCATCAGCAGTTCAAGCGTGAACCTTGCGAAGGGGGACAGCGTTCAACTGACCGTGACCTTTCAGGGTGCGGACGTGACTTACGGGATGCTCTGGAATACAAACTGTCCGGCGGTTGCTACGGTTTCCCACGGGACGGTAACGGCGGCCGGGCCGGGTGTCGCCTCTGTGACCGCGACGACGGGGGACGGCCGCAGCGTGAGCTGCACGGTCCGGGTCGGAGTAAAAGGCATCGATGTCTCCGGCGTTTCCCAGAAACAGGGGACGATTGACTGGAGCACCGTGAAAAACAGCGGCGTGAGCTTTGCCCTGCTGCGCGCCGGATACGGCGACGAGCTGTCGCAGGCGGATTCCACCTTTGCCGCGAACTACGACGGGGCGAAGGCCGCCGGACTCAAAGTCGGCGTTTACTACCGCAGCTACGCCCTCGACGAAGCGGACGCGGTGAAGGAAGCGAACGTATGTCTGAGCATCCTGAACGGGAAAGCGTTGGATTATCCGGTTTTCCTCGATATTGAGGAGGATTCGCAGTATGCGCTTGCAAGCGAACAGGTTTCCGCCATTGCGGCGGCGTTCTGCAAGACCATTGCGGATGCCGGGTACCGGGCCGGCGTGTACAGCTATGCTGACATGCTCACGAATAAGCTGAACGGCTCCGTTCTGGCGCCGTACGACAAATGGGTCGCCCACATCGACGTGAGCCAGCCGAGGTACGGCGGCAGCTACACGATGTGGCAGTACTCCCACACGGGAACGGTAGCGGGCGTATCCGCTCAGGTGGACCTGGACTATTCCTATCGGGACTACCCGAACGCGGCTCCTGAGGTTTCCGACCTCTCTCTGCTTTCGGACAGCCCGTCCGCGATGGCCCTGCGGAAGGGGAAGAGCTACACCTTTAAGTTCACGCCGAACGGCGTTTCGGGAGTTCCCTCTTTTTCAAGCGGCAACTCCGCGGTTATGCAGGTCGTTTCCCGGAAGGCTTCGGGCGGATGTTACTATGTGAAAATCACTGCGACTGGCAGCGGCAGCACTTCGCTTTACTCCGCTGCGTCCGGAGCAAAGGCTGTCCGCCGCTGCGTCGTTGCAGTAGCCTGA
- a CDS encoding FG-GAP repeat domain-containing protein codes for MKRKTAVIAVLLLMVVSLSGCSFVGLDAQSLMHAPKPTGENEADIQSLLESTAGGKMTLKYPSAGEYRSAIIKHDLYGDQNDEAIAFYQKDDETSGINVMFMRQNGGKWESMGSFSNPASNVDRVCFGDLDGDGKDEVIVGWGSSLNNTGDICSYYQQNGQMKELQMNQSYTEMAVMDFDGDGRDEIFTASVTVGDQPASAQLLRVKGGAIEQMGSAPLDIGVTKYASVLTGLINEKQVGIVLDGVKTADTMVTELLYWDKKTKTLRSPFYDPRTKSAKSTERNTSVVSRDINGDRIIEIPMVTLMPGYSGKTADDSAYLTSWFRYDTDTETLFRVMSMFINYSDGYWFLVPDMWRGKVTTKLDPSSRMVTVYEWLTTQKNKAGFTGAPLLTIQTFPGREWDQGEGVKSYFKLSEKDNSVFAASLPTPDNPLSMTKSEIQEAFQVISQD; via the coding sequence ATGAAGCGGAAAACAGCCGTAATCGCGGTTCTGCTTCTGATGGTTGTTTCCCTGTCCGGCTGTTCCTTCGTCGGCCTGGACGCCCAGTCGCTGATGCACGCGCCGAAGCCGACCGGGGAGAACGAGGCGGATATCCAGAGCCTGCTGGAGAGCACGGCCGGCGGGAAAATGACGCTGAAATATCCCTCCGCCGGCGAGTACCGCTCCGCGATCATCAAACACGATCTGTACGGGGACCAAAACGACGAGGCAATCGCATTTTATCAGAAAGACGACGAAACGTCCGGGATCAATGTGATGTTCATGCGCCAAAACGGCGGGAAATGGGAAAGCATGGGCTCTTTCAGCAACCCGGCTTCCAATGTGGACCGGGTCTGCTTCGGGGATCTGGACGGCGACGGCAAGGATGAGGTGATTGTCGGCTGGGGAAGCAGCCTGAACAACACGGGGGACATTTGTTCCTACTATCAGCAGAACGGCCAGATGAAGGAACTGCAGATGAACCAGAGCTACACCGAGATGGCCGTGATGGATTTTGACGGGGACGGCCGGGACGAGATCTTTACCGCAAGCGTCACGGTCGGGGACCAGCCGGCTTCGGCGCAGCTGCTGCGGGTCAAGGGCGGCGCGATCGAGCAGATGGGTTCCGCTCCGCTGGATATCGGCGTGACAAAATACGCTTCCGTCCTGACGGGCCTGATCAATGAAAAGCAGGTCGGGATTGTTCTGGACGGGGTAAAGACGGCGGACACCATGGTGACGGAGCTTCTTTATTGGGATAAAAAGACGAAAACGCTGCGTTCGCCGTTTTATGACCCGAGGACAAAAAGCGCCAAAAGCACCGAGCGGAATACCTCCGTTGTCAGCAGGGACATCAACGGCGACCGGATCATCGAGATTCCGATGGTGACGCTGATGCCGGGCTACAGCGGAAAGACGGCGGACGATTCCGCCTATCTGACCAGCTGGTTCCGCTACGACACGGACACCGAAACGCTGTTCCGCGTGATGAGCATGTTCATCAACTATTCGGACGGCTACTGGTTTCTGGTTCCCGATATGTGGCGGGGGAAAGTCACGACGAAGCTCGACCCGAGCTCCCGCATGGTGACGGTCTATGAGTGGCTGACAACGCAGAAAAACAAGGCGGGATTTACCGGCGCGCCGCTGCTCACCATCCAGACTTTTCCAGGCAGGGAATGGGATCAGGGGGAAGGGGTCAAGAGCTATTTCAAGTTGTCGGAAAAGGACAATTCCGTGTTTGCCGCCAGCCTGCCCACTCCGGATAACCCCCTTTCCATGACGAAGAGCGAGATTCAGGAGGCTTTTCAGGTGATATCACAAGATTAA
- a CDS encoding PadR family transcriptional regulator has protein sequence MSLKHGLLGILNYGSMTGYDLNKVFEDSLSFFWKAQQSQIYRELASLERLGLISSELVVQDGRPNKKVYRITGEGRKELDSWLRSGLSDDLFIKRSGFLMKVFFSGELRPEETARMLRAYLARCEAELKAMEQIPAVIEAHRLPGDRPEKALCWRMTALYGLDYYRMQISWAKKAIAELEAGQ, from the coding sequence ATGTCGCTGAAACACGGATTGCTTGGAATCCTGAATTACGGGAGCATGACGGGATATGATCTGAACAAGGTCTTCGAAGATTCTCTGTCCTTTTTCTGGAAAGCCCAGCAAAGCCAGATCTACCGGGAGCTTGCTTCCCTGGAACGCCTCGGGCTGATCTCGTCGGAGCTGGTTGTCCAGGACGGCCGCCCGAACAAAAAAGTATACCGGATCACGGGGGAGGGCAGAAAAGAACTGGACTCCTGGCTGAGAAGCGGACTAAGCGACGACCTGTTCATCAAACGCAGCGGCTTTTTGATGAAAGTCTTTTTTTCCGGGGAACTCCGGCCGGAAGAGACGGCGCGGATGCTCCGCGCCTACCTCGCCCGCTGCGAGGCGGAGCTGAAGGCGATGGAACAAATCCCGGCTGTCATTGAAGCGCACAGACTCCCGGGGGACCGGCCGGAAAAGGCGCTTTGCTGGCGGATGACCGCTCTCTACGGGCTGGATTACTACCGGATGCAGATCTCCTGGGCTAAAAAAGCCATCGCGGAATTGGAGGCCGGCCAATGA
- a CDS encoding uridine kinase family protein: MDEKLFEVILWHSRAYPRMEPVDYVKLLYQNEFGCSHLGPDPGHNLEKLKEEYDSLPVPEESAGQGPRMESIGNGLCRIFLEPGPATEKFLPLLNLMSAATANTHLGNRTRLLRKLELLGDMAAKGLLCVGREEMDSFLRQYAASGYGPVRHSGAYRENYGPHYRVVKAAYSFYLPVFRAVMERMHSHPGQRPEIFALDGRCGSGKSFLAGLLSEVFGCSVFHMDDFYLPPERREKEWMSQPGGNIDRERFLKEVLVPLHSGEKISYRPYSCRRGTMLPPVDVQPGGLAVVEGSYSLHTDFRACYDYRVFLTCLPNVQQQRIFLRSGGNRLHDFLEWWIPAEERYFEAMKVKESCDLTLDTSNFETLE, translated from the coding sequence ATGGATGAGAAGCTTTTTGAAGTAATTCTATGGCACAGCAGGGCGTATCCCCGTATGGAACCCGTGGATTATGTCAAGCTCCTGTATCAGAATGAATTCGGATGCTCTCACCTGGGGCCGGACCCCGGACACAATTTGGAGAAGCTGAAGGAAGAGTATGATTCCCTGCCGGTCCCGGAAGAATCGGCGGGCCAAGGGCCGCGCATGGAATCGATCGGGAACGGCCTGTGCAGGATTTTTCTCGAACCGGGTCCCGCGACGGAGAAGTTTCTTCCTCTTTTGAACCTTATGAGCGCCGCTACGGCGAACACCCATCTTGGAAACAGGACAAGGCTGCTGCGAAAGCTGGAGCTTCTCGGCGATATGGCGGCGAAAGGGCTGCTGTGCGTCGGACGGGAGGAGATGGATTCCTTCCTGAGGCAGTATGCCGCCTCAGGGTACGGCCCCGTCCGGCACAGCGGCGCATACAGGGAAAATTACGGTCCGCATTACCGGGTCGTCAAAGCGGCTTATTCCTTCTACCTTCCCGTTTTCCGCGCGGTGATGGAGCGGATGCACTCCCATCCCGGCCAGAGGCCGGAAATTTTCGCCCTGGACGGCAGGTGCGGCAGCGGAAAGTCTTTTCTGGCCGGTCTTCTGTCGGAGGTGTTCGGCTGCAGCGTGTTCCATATGGACGATTTTTATCTTCCGCCCGAGCGGCGCGAAAAGGAATGGATGTCCCAGCCGGGAGGAAACATCGACCGGGAGCGCTTTCTGAAAGAAGTTCTTGTTCCTCTGCACAGCGGGGAGAAAATCAGCTACCGCCCCTATTCCTGCCGGCGCGGAACCATGCTGCCGCCGGTGGATGTTCAGCCGGGCGGGCTCGCCGTCGTGGAGGGCAGCTATTCTCTTCACACCGATTTTCGCGCCTGTTACGATTACCGCGTCTTTCTGACCTGCCTGCCCAATGTGCAGCAGCAGAGGATCTTCCTCCGGAGCGGCGGAAACAGGCTGCATGATTTTCTGGAGTGGTGGATCCCGGCGGAAGAGCGGTATTTTGAGGCGATGAAAGTCAAGGAGAGCTGTGATCTGACTTTGGATACCTCGAATTTTGAAACTTTGGAATAA
- a CDS encoding NAD(P)H-dependent oxidoreductase, translating to MNILVLNGSPRGENSSTLQLARAFLSGMERQAEILAEIIPVSKRKIEPCRGCFSCWTKTPGICVIRDDMEEILKKYRSADLVLWSFPLYYFGMPSQMKALTDRLLPLNLPEIRPGGAGGNRHPARYDLSGQRHVLISTCGFSSVRQNYEALSKQFDLIFGAGNYESVFCPEGELFRHPELRARTGEYLDLVRRAGMEYARAGRIPGETREELSGLLYPQEIFLQMANASWAVDSPAGGKEKKEGPDQAEAFLRQMCALFHPKAAAGLAAVLEFELTDVQKTFQMTIHGGSCVLTPGSGKPFTTKIITPLSVWMDIAAGRLSGPAALSEGKYRVLGDFSLMLKLDELFGAARGEDASPAKRELKTNMMLFLFPWIALWALLPYSRTAGAAAGILAAAALPALSARYRLTPYERAGCLLVGLLSSGLLIAPVGTAPLLCVSYLCFSSLWLISCVLRIPLSAHYSCRDYGGSRAFQNPLFLRTNRILTALWGVLYLLTAAFSPYAMQRGMAGLLTAATIAAPALLGLFTAWFAKWYPAKVARG from the coding sequence ATGAACATACTGGTTTTGAACGGAAGCCCCAGAGGGGAAAACAGCAGCACGCTTCAGCTGGCCCGCGCCTTTCTTTCCGGCATGGAGCGGCAGGCGGAAATCCTCGCCGAGATCATTCCCGTGTCCAAAAGAAAGATTGAACCGTGCAGGGGCTGCTTTTCCTGCTGGACAAAAACGCCCGGAATCTGCGTCATCCGGGACGATATGGAGGAAATCCTGAAAAAATACCGTTCCGCGGACCTGGTTCTCTGGAGCTTTCCGCTTTATTACTTCGGCATGCCCTCCCAAATGAAAGCGCTGACCGACCGGCTCCTCCCGCTAAATCTGCCGGAGATCCGCCCCGGCGGCGCGGGCGGAAACAGGCATCCCGCGCGTTACGACCTCTCCGGTCAGAGGCATGTGCTGATTTCCACCTGCGGCTTTTCCAGCGTCAGGCAAAACTATGAGGCTCTTTCAAAACAGTTCGATCTGATCTTTGGAGCGGGAAATTATGAATCTGTTTTCTGCCCGGAGGGAGAGCTGTTCCGGCATCCGGAGCTGCGGGCCCGCACCGGGGAATATCTGGATCTGGTCAGGCGGGCCGGGATGGAGTACGCCCGCGCGGGGCGGATCCCCGGCGAAACCAGGGAGGAGCTCTCCGGGCTTCTTTACCCGCAGGAAATTTTTTTGCAAATGGCCAACGCAAGCTGGGCGGTCGATTCCCCCGCAGGGGGAAAAGAAAAAAAGGAAGGGCCGGACCAGGCCGAGGCGTTCCTGCGCCAGATGTGCGCACTCTTTCATCCCAAAGCGGCCGCAGGGCTGGCGGCGGTTCTTGAGTTTGAGCTGACAGACGTACAGAAAACCTTCCAGATGACGATTCACGGCGGTTCCTGTGTCCTTACGCCGGGAAGCGGGAAACCGTTCACCACGAAAATCATCACTCCGCTTTCCGTCTGGATGGACATTGCCGCCGGCAGGCTGAGCGGCCCAGCGGCCCTGAGCGAGGGAAAGTACCGGGTGCTGGGGGATTTCAGCCTGATGCTGAAACTGGACGAACTGTTCGGCGCCGCCCGGGGGGAAGACGCATCCCCGGCGAAGCGGGAGCTGAAAACCAACATGATGCTGTTTCTTTTTCCCTGGATCGCTCTGTGGGCCCTGCTTCCCTACAGCCGGACTGCGGGCGCGGCGGCGGGGATTCTCGCCGCCGCCGCGCTTCCGGCTTTGAGCGCGCGGTATCGGCTGACGCCCTATGAGAGAGCGGGCTGCCTGCTGGTCGGTTTACTCTCTTCGGGCCTTTTGATTGCGCCGGTCGGGACGGCGCCGCTCCTTTGTGTTTCCTATCTTTGTTTTTCCTCTCTGTGGCTGATCTCCTGCGTACTCCGCATCCCTCTGAGCGCACACTACTCCTGCCGGGATTACGGGGGCAGCCGGGCTTTCCAGAATCCGCTGTTTCTCCGCACCAATCGGATACTGACCGCTCTGTGGGGCGTTCTATACCTGCTGACCGCAGCATTTTCCCCCTATGCCATGCAAAGGGGAATGGCCGGGCTGCTCACCGCGGCCACCATCGCGGCCCCGGCGCTCCTGGGCCTGTTCACCGCATGGTTTGCCAAGTGGTATCCGGCGAAAGTTGCCAGAGGATAG